A single genomic interval of Phycisphaerae bacterium harbors:
- a CDS encoding LOG family protein — protein MESSSDFLENVAEAEQPGPASGTDEARRRARNQAIAEFVRGYAPSPDADLLESILVTVCRLAADGADRGDLKILNTALKELRFAFKVFAPYKEIPKVTIFGSARTPQEHPQYQQALRFADLIQQQGWMVITGAGGGIMQAGHHGATRDKSFGVAISLPFEQKTNDVIADDQKLINFKYFFTRKLLFIKEAAAVVLFPGGFGTQDEGYESLTLVQTLKSSPIPIIMCDEPGGTYWRNWERHLESELLNNGMIDPEDLGLFFVTDSAEGAVEEILNYYRRYHSSRYVGDDLVIRLQEPLSDEQVRRLDRDFADILIDGSYQQLPEALPEENGEYPDKARLVFKFHRRSAGRLRQLINHLNALP, from the coding sequence ATGGAATCGAGTAGTGACTTCTTAGAAAACGTGGCGGAAGCCGAGCAACCGGGACCCGCGTCGGGAACGGACGAGGCCCGCCGACGGGCGCGCAATCAGGCGATTGCCGAATTCGTGCGTGGATATGCCCCGTCCCCGGACGCCGATCTGCTGGAATCAATTCTGGTCACCGTCTGCCGGCTGGCTGCAGATGGTGCGGATCGTGGCGATCTCAAGATCTTGAATACAGCCCTGAAGGAACTTCGTTTCGCATTCAAGGTTTTCGCTCCCTACAAGGAAATTCCCAAGGTCACCATTTTCGGCTCAGCCCGAACGCCGCAGGAGCATCCCCAGTATCAGCAGGCCCTGCGCTTCGCCGACCTCATTCAACAGCAAGGCTGGATGGTGATCACAGGCGCCGGTGGCGGAATCATGCAAGCCGGCCATCACGGCGCCACGAGAGACAAGAGCTTCGGCGTGGCCATCAGCCTGCCGTTTGAGCAGAAGACGAACGACGTGATCGCCGACGACCAGAAGCTGATCAACTTCAAGTATTTCTTTACGCGGAAGTTGCTATTCATCAAAGAGGCTGCGGCCGTCGTGCTTTTCCCTGGTGGATTCGGGACGCAGGATGAGGGGTACGAGTCCCTCACGCTGGTGCAAACGCTGAAATCGTCGCCGATCCCGATCATCATGTGTGACGAGCCGGGCGGGACATACTGGCGGAATTGGGAGCGGCATCTCGAATCGGAGTTGCTCAACAACGGCATGATCGACCCGGAGGATCTGGGTCTGTTTTTCGTGACGGATAGCGCTGAGGGCGCCGTGGAGGAGATACTGAACTACTATCGTCGGTATCACAGTTCACGCTACGTTGGCGATGACCTCGTGATCCGGCTGCAAGAACCCCTCTCCGACGAACAAGTCCGACGGCTGGACAGGGATTTCGCCGATATTCTCATCGATGGCTCGTATCAACAGTTGCCGGAAGCCCTCCCGGAAGAGAACGGTGAGTATCCCGACAAGGCCCGCCTGGTCTTCAAGTTCCATCGACGCAGTGCCGGGCGTTTGCGCCAGTTGATCAACCACCTGAACGCCTTGCCGTAG
- a CDS encoding AAA family ATPase: MLVALFASGHCILEGVPGLAKTLMISTLARLLSLSFSRVQFTPDLMPSDITGTEVIEEDRGTGSRSLRFVKGPIFANVVLADEINRTPPKTQAALLEAMQENQVTAAGFPHKLPRPFFVLATQNPIEQEGTYPLPEAQLDRFMFKVLVDYPSETEELQIIRRTTTPHDVTLERTLDARAILDIQALVRRVPCADHVMRYAMRLTRLTRVSTGDVPEFVREFVAWGAGPRASQYLILAAKARALLKGRAYVATEDVRGVAHPVLRHRILTNFHAEAQGVRPDDIVDRLLDTVKADAAGTLEPEFARRVFVSDGGS; encoded by the coding sequence ATGCTCGTTGCCCTGTTCGCGAGCGGCCACTGCATCCTCGAAGGCGTTCCGGGACTGGCCAAGACGCTTATGATCAGCACGCTTGCCCGGCTCCTGTCGCTGAGCTTCTCACGCGTGCAGTTCACGCCCGACCTGATGCCCTCGGACATCACCGGGACGGAAGTGATTGAGGAAGACCGGGGAACGGGAAGCCGTTCCCTTCGTTTCGTCAAGGGGCCAATATTCGCCAATGTCGTGCTTGCGGATGAGATCAACCGCACGCCGCCCAAGACCCAGGCGGCGCTACTCGAGGCCATGCAGGAGAATCAGGTCACTGCGGCCGGTTTCCCCCACAAGTTACCACGACCGTTCTTCGTTCTCGCCACGCAGAACCCTATTGAACAGGAAGGAACGTATCCGCTGCCGGAAGCGCAGCTCGATCGCTTCATGTTCAAGGTGCTAGTGGATTATCCAAGCGAAACGGAAGAGCTTCAGATCATCCGCCGCACGACAACGCCCCACGATGTAACGCTGGAACGAACGCTGGACGCGCGTGCCATCCTGGACATCCAGGCATTGGTGCGCCGCGTTCCCTGCGCTGATCACGTGATGCGCTACGCGATGCGATTGACGCGATTGACTCGCGTGAGCACCGGTGATGTACCCGAGTTCGTTCGTGAGTTTGTGGCGTGGGGTGCCGGTCCGCGCGCCTCGCAATACCTGATCCTCGCGGCCAAGGCCCGGGCGCTGCTCAAGGGAAGGGCCTACGTGGCGACGGAAGACGTTCGCGGCGTGGCTCATCCCGTACTGCGGCATCGCATCCTCACCAACTTCCACGCGGAAGCCCAGGGTGTCCGTCCCGACGACATCGTTGATCGATTACTGGACACGGTCAAAGCCGACGCGGCAGGGACGTTGGAGCCTGAGTTTGCCCGGCGCGTCTTCGTTTCGGACGGAGGAAGTTGA
- a CDS encoding DUF58 domain-containing protein, with amino-acid sequence MPPGKTSDHDYLDPQVLAGVSGLELRARMVVEGFFAGMHRSPRQGVSVEFADHRAYTQGDDLRHIDWKVFGRTDKYYVKRYRQESNLTLLLVVDCSESMGFRSPASPWAKYDYAATAAGAIAYLALRQQDSVGLALFDDQLQEFVRPSNNAHYWLTLTGELQRRLGGGKTRTGAILHELADRLVHRTLVVLISDLFDDEDEIIRGLRHLRSHRHEPIVWNVWDNAELAFPLHDLTRFEGMEALGMITADAGAIRDSYLAEVDAFQARIRRACGRSQIEYAMFDTSAPLGAALSSYLAARNTRLRWRSARVTG; translated from the coding sequence ATGCCGCCGGGAAAGACCAGCGATCACGATTATCTTGATCCTCAGGTGCTTGCCGGGGTCAGCGGGCTGGAACTGCGTGCCAGAATGGTCGTGGAAGGGTTCTTCGCGGGCATGCACCGCAGCCCGCGACAGGGTGTCTCCGTCGAGTTTGCCGACCATCGCGCCTACACGCAGGGGGACGACCTGCGGCATATCGATTGGAAGGTCTTCGGCCGAACGGACAAGTACTACGTCAAGCGCTACCGTCAGGAATCCAACCTGACTCTCTTGCTTGTCGTGGATTGCAGCGAGTCCATGGGGTTCCGCTCGCCGGCCTCCCCCTGGGCCAAGTACGATTACGCCGCCACCGCGGCCGGGGCGATCGCGTATCTCGCGCTGCGCCAACAGGACTCGGTCGGTCTGGCACTTTTTGACGATCAGTTGCAGGAATTCGTCCGTCCCTCGAACAACGCACATTACTGGCTCACACTGACCGGCGAGTTGCAGCGTCGGTTGGGCGGCGGCAAGACGCGGACAGGGGCCATCTTGCACGAGCTTGCGGATCGTCTGGTTCACCGGACATTGGTCGTGTTGATCAGTGACTTGTTTGATGACGAGGATGAGATCATTCGCGGTCTGCGCCATTTGCGTTCGCATCGCCACGAGCCGATTGTCTGGAACGTCTGGGACAACGCCGAGTTGGCGTTTCCACTTCATGACCTGACGCGCTTCGAGGGCATGGAGGCGCTGGGGATGATCACGGCCGATGCGGGGGCAATCCGTGATTCCTACCTCGCCGAGGTGGATGCGTTCCAGGCACGAATTCGACGGGCCTGCGGGCGCTCTCAGATTGAATACGCGATGTTCGACACGTCAGCGCCCCTCGGCGCGGCGCTGTCGAGCTACCTGGCGGCACGGAATACGCGCCTTCGATGGCGCTCGGCGCGGGTCACGGGATAG
- a CDS encoding VWA domain-containing protein, which produces MEFLSFIHPGIAAAAFAAGALPVLIHFLSRRRFHRVPWAAMRFLRAAYQRSARRLRIENWLLLLLRVAAVLLVGAAVARPFVPAGEVVPERFRRMHRVLILDDSLSMQAVTSSGRTRLELALAFAEEFVDSLPSADGVSLITVSAPARAIIEDASRDRRVVRQVLDTLEPTQRADDLPGALNLARKLLSESDYPSGNRAVYLISDFSGPAWAASKDHARTPASGAGLSSRVLDEVGELAESLSGRLPGLIFVPVGETEENVAITDIHLESPFTAVGLPARLVVRVSNLRERNAEDVALQIRRDEEILRRESLPRIESGGATDVVVGLELPSAGIHVLEASLVNAGEDALVLDNSRRLSVEVRERIPILLVEGQPGRASTTGPAYFLQRALAPQVSPVSVRTGLGDRDKGSFRPVFEVSTISAPELGAEALAEYAAVMLCDVARIPDATWSALTRYVLEGGALALFAGDGVDVPSFNHAVGALLPGRMVPARVISDGESETANDGVTLIVPPRIHPIIVEFAGFPDSGLFQAHVRKYIPLEDVPADDEIVLTLVTGEPLLVVGQRGLGRVMYFGTSADMAWTNLPAYGDFVSLMLSATSFLVPQRGAHRNLECGGVLREPLQPQETSLPLQVRNSNGQLAPIELVADARGVSANFGPVQRAGVLELSVGGDMRRFAANVPATESDLHTRDMSALVEDIGKPITVLNAYSGSNRLATMASKLELATIGLWSALILLIAEMWLAMRFGRKRSRINPPASAPGGLGQ; this is translated from the coding sequence ATGGAATTTCTCTCCTTCATTCATCCGGGCATTGCCGCCGCCGCGTTCGCTGCGGGCGCGCTCCCCGTGCTCATCCACTTCCTGTCGCGACGCCGTTTTCATCGCGTGCCCTGGGCGGCGATGCGTTTCCTGAGAGCCGCCTACCAGCGCAGCGCGCGGCGCCTGCGCATCGAGAACTGGTTGCTCCTCCTGCTGCGCGTCGCCGCAGTCTTGCTTGTGGGTGCTGCGGTCGCGCGGCCTTTCGTTCCCGCCGGCGAAGTCGTGCCGGAGCGATTCCGCCGGATGCATCGCGTCCTCATTCTTGATGACTCTTTATCCATGCAGGCAGTGACCAGTTCCGGCAGAACCCGACTGGAGCTTGCGCTTGCGTTTGCAGAAGAATTTGTCGATTCGCTTCCGAGCGCGGACGGTGTCAGTCTTATCACCGTTTCTGCTCCGGCCAGGGCGATAATCGAAGATGCTTCCCGCGATCGCCGCGTGGTACGGCAGGTGTTGGATACTCTCGAGCCGACGCAGCGGGCGGATGATCTTCCGGGTGCGCTCAATCTCGCCCGAAAGTTGCTGAGCGAGTCGGACTATCCGTCGGGGAATCGCGCCGTTTACCTCATTTCCGACTTCTCCGGCCCCGCATGGGCGGCGTCGAAGGATCACGCCCGGACTCCGGCGAGCGGAGCGGGCCTGTCCAGCCGTGTTCTGGATGAAGTTGGCGAACTGGCGGAATCGTTGTCGGGAAGGCTGCCCGGGTTGATTTTCGTACCGGTGGGCGAAACGGAAGAGAACGTCGCGATCACGGACATCCACCTGGAGTCGCCATTCACGGCCGTCGGCCTGCCGGCGCGACTTGTCGTCCGAGTGAGCAACTTGCGGGAGAGGAATGCCGAGGATGTTGCATTGCAGATTCGCCGTGACGAGGAAATCCTCCGTCGCGAGAGCTTGCCGCGAATTGAATCCGGCGGTGCCACGGATGTGGTTGTCGGACTTGAGTTGCCGTCTGCGGGGATTCATGTCCTCGAGGCTTCTCTCGTCAACGCCGGAGAAGACGCCCTGGTGTTGGACAATTCAAGGCGATTGTCGGTCGAGGTTCGGGAGCGGATTCCCATCTTGCTTGTCGAGGGGCAACCGGGGCGAGCATCGACAACGGGCCCGGCCTATTTTTTACAAAGGGCGTTGGCCCCGCAGGTTTCGCCGGTCTCCGTCCGAACCGGATTGGGTGACCGGGATAAAGGTTCGTTCCGTCCGGTCTTCGAGGTGTCCACGATCAGCGCGCCCGAACTGGGGGCGGAAGCACTGGCTGAGTACGCCGCGGTGATGCTCTGTGACGTTGCCCGGATTCCTGATGCCACGTGGTCGGCACTGACCCGATACGTGCTGGAGGGCGGAGCGCTGGCACTGTTCGCGGGAGACGGCGTGGACGTGCCGAGCTTCAACCACGCCGTCGGAGCCCTTCTTCCCGGACGAATGGTTCCGGCCCGGGTCATCTCGGACGGCGAATCTGAGACGGCGAACGACGGCGTGACATTGATCGTCCCTCCCCGAATTCATCCAATTATCGTGGAATTCGCCGGATTTCCGGACAGCGGTCTCTTCCAGGCCCACGTGCGGAAGTATATCCCGCTGGAGGACGTCCCAGCAGATGACGAAATCGTTTTGACGCTCGTAACGGGTGAACCATTGCTGGTCGTGGGACAGCGCGGTCTGGGAAGGGTAATGTACTTCGGTACCAGCGCGGACATGGCGTGGACCAATCTGCCTGCCTATGGGGATTTCGTTTCACTCATGCTGAGCGCCACATCGTTTTTGGTACCTCAGCGCGGCGCGCATCGCAATCTTGAATGCGGCGGGGTCTTGCGGGAACCGCTCCAGCCGCAGGAAACATCTCTTCCCCTGCAGGTGCGGAATTCAAATGGGCAACTTGCGCCGATTGAACTTGTGGCCGATGCACGCGGCGTGTCGGCGAACTTCGGTCCCGTGCAGCGTGCGGGGGTGCTCGAACTGAGCGTCGGTGGCGACATGCGGCGTTTCGCCGCAAACGTGCCCGCTACCGAATCAGACCTCCATACGCGGGACATGTCGGCCCTGGTGGAGGACATCGGCAAGCCCATCACCGTTCTGAATGCGTACTCCGGATCAAACCGTCTCGCGACGATGGCCAGTAAGCTCGAATTGGCCACAATCGGACTCTGGTCAGCACTGATTCTGCTGATCGCCGAAATGTGGCTGGCGATGCGCTTCGGGCGGAAGCGATCGCGAATAAACCCGCCCGCTTCCGCTCCGGGGGGGCTGGGCCAGTGA